The following proteins come from a genomic window of Marispirochaeta sp.:
- a CDS encoding DUF3795 domain-containing protein encodes MNYNDLTAPCGIPCFECVSFKATSNPNIQAELSKRTGISLEDAKCNGCRENHGKCFLFKKNNILPQGDCMLFADDEGHCKIYNCTQKKGIHNCSECSKFPCENLHPIADKANVAPQNLKVYNLCMIKKNGVERWAKNHANGSWNIYFNQKFGS; translated from the coding sequence ATGAATTACAATGACTTAACAGCACCATGTGGGATACCTTGTTTTGAATGTGTATCATTTAAAGCAACATCAAATCCTAACATTCAAGCAGAATTGTCAAAAAGAACTGGTATCTCTTTAGAAGATGCCAAATGTAATGGATGTAGGGAAAATCATGGGAAATGTTTTCTATTCAAGAAAAATAATATATTACCTCAAGGTGATTGTATGTTGTTTGCAGATGATGAAGGTCATTGCAAAATATATAATTGTACACAGAAGAAAGGTATACATAATTGTAGTGAGTGCTCAAAATTTCCCTGCGAGAATTTACATCCTATAGCAGATAAGGCAAATGTTGCCCCACAAAATCTTAAAGTTTATAATTTATGTATGATTAAAAAAAATGGTGTAGAAAGATGGGCTAAAAACCATGCAAACGGTAGTTGGAATATTTATTTTAACCAGAAATTTGGATCGTAA